The genomic interval AGCCACCAAACCCACAGGCAAAATAAAACCACCCCGATCGCGGATGCCGTTGCAACGGGCTTTGCAACCTGCTGAATTGGTAACACGGTCAGCATGGTCATCCCACTTGCAAGCGTATAGAAGATTGGCTGTAACCAGGGCAACTTCGCCGCTCCACCTGAATACACCCATTGTGTTAGCTCATTCCCATAGCTGCTCTGCCACGCCGGTAGCCAAACCAGGCTGGAAAAAAGTGTTCCCCCTGCGACCCAATAGATCCGCTTCCAGGCGGGTGAGGGGTGGGGGACAAGCTTCCATCGAAAATCTAAAATTTTCAATCCAACCAGGGTTATCCCTTCCGCAATTAACAAAAGTCCGAAAAAGTAATGCGTTGCAATTCCTAGCGCATTTGCGACAATCCAGAGGAGGAGAACTCGAAGGGGTAACTGGTTTCTTTGCTGGAGCACCTGGAGAGCGATCGCGAAACAGGACAGGGAGGCAATTCCCAACAGCACCGCCAGCGTGTAGTGGCGAGCATCCTGAGCCAAATAAATGCCAAAGGGAGAAACCGCCATGAGAGCCGCTGCCAACTGCCCCACTTGGCGAGAGCGAAAGGCGACCCAACCGAAACCAAACATGGCGGGAATCGCCAGGGTGCCAAACACCACGGAGAGCGATCGTCCCACCCAGACGGAAATTAGCCCGGTTTCAGATGGAAACAACCCCATCCACAGATGAGCCAGCACAAAATAGAGTGGCGGATGGGTGCTTTCAGTCATCAGATGCTGAACCACCGCATGAATATCGCCAGAAGGATTGGTTTGTAAGGGTTGCAAAAGGGTCGCAGACGAAATTAGTTGATTCAACGGCACGGTACGAAAACTGTGCCCCAAACTGAAAACAAGGGTAGAAAATTCATCCGTCCATAGGGGTTGGGAGATGAGATGGGTCAATCGTAACCCTGCGCCTATAGCGGTTAGAACCAGCAGTAGCAACGGATGCAGCCAAAAGCTACGAATCAAATTTTTCAGCATTTCATTCTGCTAGCCGGTTCCTTCAAAGCGGATCAGGATCAATTCTTTGCTCACGCAGTTTTGCAAGCAACTGTTCCCTGAGTCGTTGGGTTGTACTGTACCATAACGCCGATTCCCCGGATTGATTGTCTGTATGGTAGGGCAGTGGAGGAGATGAGGGGTAAGGAGGAGACCGTGAACAGTAGATAATCCCTGGCTGCCCCCTGCCCCCTGCCCCCCATTCCCTCCTACCCTACTTTCTGGCTTCTCATCCATCTGGGTGAATTCGATGCCCCATTGCGGAGTGAACTCCTGGGACGTGGTAGTTGCCTT from Kovacikia minuta CCNUW1 carries:
- a CDS encoding glycosyltransferase family 39 protein, whose amino-acid sequence is MLKNLIRSFWLHPLLLLVLTAIGAGLRLTHLISQPLWTDEFSTLVFSLGHSFRTVPLNQLISSATLLQPLQTNPSGDIHAVVQHLMTESTHPPLYFVLAHLWMGLFPSETGLISVWVGRSLSVVFGTLAIPAMFGFGWVAFRSRQVGQLAAALMAVSPFGIYLAQDARHYTLAVLLGIASLSCFAIALQVLQQRNQLPLRVLLLWIVANALGIATHYFFGLLLIAEGITLVGLKILDFRWKLVPHPSPAWKRIYWVAGGTLFSSLVWLPAWQSSYGNELTQWVYSGGAAKLPWLQPIFYTLASGMTMLTVLPIQQVAKPVATASAIGVVLFCLWVWWLAGRGVRAQVQGGHAWVVFGFAGVLGSAIALLLMLDYGLNTDITRAFRYSFVYFPIVIVLIAAGLSPYWRSQSSVLSPQILVPAPHSPLPTPHLFIWLMGLLGAITVTSGFAYQKTHRPDLVVNLIRQTSQTPIVVAIAHHTHGQTGRLMGLAWELQQTDPTGRYYLDHQTCNPSQDEPCNFPTSPLRNTVKAIPRPFDLWLVNYDGIADLRMEQCEFDAVLKNKRVDGYKSQRYHCS